In one window of Macadamia integrifolia cultivar HAES 741 chromosome 2, SCU_Mint_v3, whole genome shotgun sequence DNA:
- the LOC122070740 gene encoding septin and tuftelin-interacting protein 1 homolog 1, with protein sequence MDEYQNMDRFGMENDYEDGQWIGGEFYYKKRKEKRQQTKEDVLFGVFADSDSDDDGSSRKRRKDFSKKSDFTKPVNFVSTGTVMPDQEIDKNAKEEKNGEMELEVEEEDGRSGLGLGANNSGLGLGFNSSSARKDTQEENGGGGGGDDDDGDFLPTAFGRIIKEGAQRREREREKSKLASKSQGGKREPQAGDVGVFEKHTKGIGLRLLEKMGYKGGGLGKNEQGIVAPIEAKLRPKNMGMGFNDYKETRLPVLEELEEKKAVPGVARPAGRAREKLWSKQNRGKKKEYITAEELLAKKQEQGLEVVQKVLDMRGPQVRVLTNLENLNAEEKSRENDTPMPELQHNIRLIVDLAELDIQKLDRDLRNERETAVSLQGEKEKLHKEAIRQKKQLDNMEYIVDVLDRIGDENSSGTLTLDSLTKAFSELQRRYTDDYKLCNLSCIACSFALPLLIRVFQGWDPLQNPLHGLEVMSSWKDLLQGDDPFDYSDAASPYVQLVLEVVFPAVRISGTNTWKARDPEPMLRFLESWEKLLPRSVLQTILDNVVMPKLSDAVESWDPRRETVSIHVWVHPWLPLLGHKLESLYHTIRSKLGNVLHAWHPSDVSAYTMLSPWKTVFDPASWEQLIVRYIVPKLLNVMQEFQVNPADQKLDQFYWVMSWASAIPIHHMVSMLEVAFFSKWQQVLYHWLCSNPNFEEVTQWYLGWKGLLPPELLANERVRYQLNIGLDMMNQAVEGMEVIQPGARENISYLRVTEQRQFEQQKAAAAYAQQQASELSLKEVIEAYAQQHELLFKPKPGRMHNGLQIYGFGNISIYMDSLNQKVFAQTEDGWSLVSLEQLLDMHQSAGQKRR encoded by the coding sequence aTGGATGAGTACCAGAACATGGAtagatttggaatggaaaacgaTTACGAAGATGGGCAGTGGATTGGTGGTGAGTTCTATTACAAGAAACGCAAGGAGAAGCGGCAACAGACCAAGGAAGATGTCCTTTTTGGTGTATTTGCCGATAGTGATTCTGATGACGATGGTTCTTCGAGGAAGCGACGGAAGGATTTCTCCAAGAAGTCTGATTTTACTAAGCCTGTGAATTTTGTTTCCACTGGTACTGTGATGCCTGATCAGGAGATTGATAAGAATGCTAAGGAAGAGAAGAATGGGGAGATGGAGTTGGAGGTAGAGGAGGAGGACGGGAGGTCTGGGTTGGGGCTTGGAGCAAATAATTCtggattagggttagggtttaatTCAAGTTCAGCGAGGAAAGATACTCAAGAGGagaatggtggtggtggtggtggtgatgatgatgatggtgattttcTACCCACCGCGTTTGGGAGAATAATCAAGGAGGGTGCACAACGGCGGGAGCGAGAGAGGGAGAAGTCGAAATTGGCTTCGAAATCTCAAGGAGGGAAGAGGGAACCACAGGCTGGGGATGTAGGAGTGTTTGAGAAGCATACAAAGGGGATTGGGTTGAGATTGCTTGAGAAGATGGGGTACAAAGGAGGTGGTTTGGGTAAGAATGAGCAAGGTATTGTTGCTCCAATTGAAGCGAAGTTGCGTCCTAAAAACATGGGAATGGGCTTTAATGATTACAAGGAGACGCGTCTGCCAGTATTGGAAGAATTAGAGGAGAAGAAAGCTGTGCCTGGAGTTGCTCGACCTGCAGGTCGAGCAAGAGAGAAGCTTTGGTCCAAGCAAAATCGAGGCAAGAAGAAGGAATATATCACTGCTGAAGAGTTGTTGGCAAAGAAGCAAGAACAAGGTTTAGAGGTTGTTCAGAAGGTGCTTGATATGAGGGGACCACAGGTTCGGGTTTTAACGAATTTGGAGAACTTGAACGCGGAAGAAAAGTCTAGGGAGAATGATACACCAATGCCTGAGCTTCAACACAATATCAGATTGATTGTAGATTTAGCTGAGCTTGATATACAGAAACTGGATAGGGATTtaaggaatgagagggagacTGCAGTGAGTTTGCAGGGGGAGAAGGAGAAGCTCCATAAGGAAGCAATTCGGCAGAAGAAGCAATTAGAtaatatggaatacattgttgACGTATTGGATCGGATAGGTGATGAGAACTCATCTGGAACTTTGACATTGGATTCTCTTACAAAGGCATTCAGTGAGTTACAGAGGAGATATACTGATGACTACAAACTCTGCAACTTGTCGTGCATTGCTTGTTCATTTGCATTGCCTCTACTGATTAGAGTCTTTCAGGGATGGGATCCACTTCAAAATCCATTGCATGGGTTGGAGGTGATGTCTTCATGGAAAGATCTGTTGCAAGGGGATGATCCCTTTGATTACTCAGATGCTGCATCTCCCTATGTCCAGTTGGTCTTGGAGGTTGTCTTTCCTGCTGTTAGAATATCTGGGACAAATACATGGAAAGCCAGGGATCCTGAACCAATGCTCCGGTTTCTGGAATCATGGGAGAAGTTATTGCCTCGTTCAGTTCTTCAGACCATTCTAGATAATGTTGTTATGCCAAAACTATCAGATGCTGTTGAATCATGGGATCCACGTCGGGAGACCGTGTCTATTCATGTCTGGGTGCATCCATGGCTTCCTTTGTTGGGACATAAGTTGGAGAGTTTGTATCACACAATACGGTCTAAACTAGGAAATGTCCTTCATGCATGGCATCCGAGTGATGTTTCCGCTTACACAATGCTTTCCCCTTGGAAGACTGTATTTGATCCGGCCAGTTGGGAACAGCTGATTGTTCGATAtattgttccaaagttgctgaaTGTAATGCAGGAGTTCCAGGTGAACCCAGCAGATCAAAAGCTGGATCAGTTCTATTGGGTTATGTCTTGGGCATCTGCTATTCCAATTCACCACATGGTCTCAATGTTGGAAGTTGCTTTTTTTAGTAAGTGGCAACAGGTTTTGTATCACTGGTTGTGCTCTAACCCAAATTTTGAAGAAGTCACACAGTGGTATTTGGGCTGGAAAGGACTCCTTCCACCAGAATTGCTTGCGAATGAGCGTGTCCGGTATCAGCTTAACATTGGGCTTGACATGATGAACCAAGCTGTCGAAGGTATGGAGGTGATACAACCTGGAGCTAGAGAGAATATTAGCTATCTTAGGGTCACAGAACAGAGACAGTTTGAGCAGCAGAAAGCAGCAGCAGCTTATGCTCAACAACAAGCTTCTGAGTTAAGCTTGAAAGAAGTCATTGAGGCTTATGCACAGCAGCATGAGCTACTTTTTAAGCCTAAACCTGGTAGAATGCACAATGGTCTTCAGATATATGGCTTTGGCAATATAAGCATATATATGGACTCCTTAAACCAGAAGGTCTTTGCGCAAACAGAGGATGGGTGGTCATTGGTGTCTTTAGAACAGTTGCTGGATATGCACCAAAGTGCTGGTCAGAAACGGCGTTGA